In Rhodothermia bacterium, a genomic segment contains:
- a CDS encoding N-acetyl sugar amidotransferase produces MLEVKYGLPREVKFCKKCVMSNQRPASTAEFRHTINSKKVTLNFDQYEVCDACRTAEQKESIDWRKREDELLQLLDKYRRNDGYYDCLVPGSGGKDSAYQAHILKYKYGMNPLTVTWPPILYTEYGYKNWKNWINSGFDNITFTPNGKVMKLLTKFSIENLFHPFQTFILGQKNLGPKLAMKYNIPLVFYGENEAEYGNPIADNATSLRDKSYFGYQHLDEIYLGGVSVKELREKYNISLNDILSFLPAPVEEIQKSQIEVHYLGYYLKWTPQEVYYYAVENTEFKARPFRTQGTYSKYNSIDDKIDDLHYYTTFIKFGIGRATYDASQEIRNGHLTREEGVALVKKFDGEFPDRYFDEIMEYLGINPEYFRNKLADEFRSPHIWGKNLQKDWQLRHNVWKGGLND; encoded by the coding sequence ATGTTAGAAGTTAAATATGGTTTGCCTCGTGAGGTAAAATTTTGTAAAAAATGTGTAATGTCTAATCAACGCCCGGCTTCGACTGCTGAATTTAGACACACCATTAATAGTAAAAAAGTAACGCTAAATTTTGATCAGTATGAAGTTTGTGATGCTTGCCGAACTGCTGAGCAAAAAGAATCTATAGATTGGAGAAAAAGAGAAGATGAACTGCTACAGCTTCTTGATAAGTACCGTAGAAACGATGGATATTATGATTGCTTAGTACCTGGTAGTGGTGGAAAGGATAGTGCCTACCAAGCGCACATTCTAAAGTACAAGTACGGCATGAACCCTCTTACGGTTACTTGGCCCCCAATTCTTTATACTGAATATGGTTATAAAAATTGGAAAAATTGGATTAACAGTGGTTTTGATAATATTACTTTTACACCTAATGGAAAAGTAATGAAGCTCTTAACAAAGTTTTCTATTGAAAATCTTTTTCACCCATTTCAGACATTTATACTTGGACAAAAAAATTTAGGCCCTAAACTTGCCATGAAATATAATATACCATTGGTATTTTATGGAGAGAATGAGGCTGAATATGGCAATCCAATTGCTGATAATGCAACATCGCTTAGAGACAAATCTTATTTTGGATATCAACACCTTGACGAAATATATCTTGGTGGAGTATCGGTTAAAGAGTTACGTGAAAAATACAATATTTCCCTAAATGATATTTTGTCATTTTTACCTGCTCCTGTTGAAGAAATACAAAAGTCACAAATTGAAGTACATTACTTAGGCTACTACTTAAAATGGACACCTCAAGAAGTATATTATTATGCAGTAGAAAATACGGAGTTTAAGGCACGTCCATTCCGAACGCAAGGTACGTATAGTAAATACAACAGCATTGACGATAAAATTGACGATCTTCATTACTATACTACTTTTATAAAATTTGGTATCGGAAGGGCTACTTATGATGCGTCTCAAGAAATAAGAAATGGACACCTTACGCGTGAAGAAGGTGTTGCTCTTGTTAAAAAGTTTGATGGAGAGTTTCCTGATCGTTACTTTGATGAAATTATGGAATATTTAGGCATTAACCCAGAGTATTTCAGAAATAAACTAGCGGATGAGTTTCGATCTCCACATATATGGGGTAAAAACCTCCAAAAGGACTGGCAACTGCGTCATAATGTCTGGAAGGGGGGATTGAATGACTAA